GCGCTCGTATTCAACTCCGCGCCCGCGGGCTACCGGTTGATCATTCCCGATCTGCGCGGGCACGGCCGCTCAACCAACCCTTCGGCGGAGTTCACGCATCGGCAATCGGCGCGCGACGCGTTTTGCTTGCTCGATCACTTGAAGATCGAACGATTCAAAGCGATCGGCATGAGCGCCGGAGCCAAGACGCTGCTGCACATGGCGACGCAGCAGCCCAGTCGAATCGACGCCATGGTGTTGGTCAGCGCCGCGCCCTACTTCCCACCGGAAGCCCGCGCCATCATGGCTCAGATGACCGTCGACAACCGGACCGACGAAGAGTGGCGCGTCATGCGGCAGCGCCATTACCACGGTGACGAGCAAATTCGAGCACTGTGGAAACAAGCACACGCGTTCAAGGACAGCTACGAGGACATGAACTTCACGCCACCGTTGTTGTCGCGAATATCGGCCCGCACGCTGATTGTCCACGGCGATCGAGATCCGCTCTATCCGGTCCGGATGGCGATGGAGTTGCACGCGGCCATCGCTCGATCCCACCTGTGGATCGTCCCGAACGGCGGACACGGCCCTATCTTCGGCAACCAGTCTGCCCCGTTCGTCGAGACCGCCCTCGCCTTCCTGCGCGGAGACTGGCAACCCACGTAGTCGGCTGCACGCTGCGTACGCCGCGGTAGCGCGCCGCCGCATCGTGTACTAAGGCTCCTCGCTTGGGGGGAGTCAGATGAGAATCAGTTCCATCGTGATCAGCGGAGTCGCCCTCGGTTGCCTCGTCTCCTGTGGCGGACCGAAGGAACAAGCCGCGCCCCCGCCGGGCGCAGACGCGCAGGGACACACCGCGCCGACTGACAAGACCGTGGAAGTCAACGCCGCCGTCGCCGGCACGCTTGCCCTCGCAGATCAGCAGGATTTCGACGACGCGAAGCGCGGACTCGTCGCCAGCGATCCAAATGTGATCGTCGACGGTGGCGGCACTCGGATCTGGGACACGAGCGCCTACGGCTTCGTAACCGGTGACGCGCCTCCGAGCGTAAATCCAAGCCTCTGGCGCCAAGCCAAGCTCAACGGCATTCACGGCCTCTTCAAGGTTGCGGACCACGTCTACCAAGTGCGCGGCTACGACGTCTCCAACATGACGTTGATCGAAGGTCATACCGGTTTGATCGTGATCGATCCGCTAACCTCTCAAGAGACCGCGGCCGCGGCACTCGCACTGGCGCGACGCCACTTGGGCAACGCGCCAATCGTCGCCATCATCTTCACGCACAGCCACGTCGATCACTTCGGCGGTGTCGGCGGCGTTCTGCCGCCCGACGCCAAGCAGGCCATCCAGATCGTTGCGCCGCGCGGCTTCATCGAAGAGGCCACCAGCGAGAACATCCTGGCCGGAGTCGCGATGGGTCGGCGGGCCGGCTTCATGTACGGCTTGGGGCTCGCCCGCACGGAACGCGGACACGTTGACACCGGCCTCGGCAAGGCGCCGGCACGCGGTACGATCGGGATCCTCGAACCCACGGACCTCGTCGATCACACCGGGCAGGAAATGCAGATCGACGGCGTTCCCTTCGTGTTCCAGTACGTCCCCGATTCGGAAGCGCCGGCGGAACTGACCTTCTACCTGCCGGAGGTGAAAGCCTTCTGCGGCGCCGAGATCGTCAGCCACACGATGCACAACCTCTACACGCTGCGCGGCGCCAAAGTGCGGGATGCCCTCAAGTGGAGCGGCTACATCGACGACGCGCTCGCGCGCTTTGGCGACATGGAAATCGTGTTCGCGAGCCATCATTGGCCGGTGTGGGGCAACGCCCGCATCGCCGACTACCTCAAGCGTCAGCGCGACACCTACAAGTACATCCACGACCAAACATTGCGGCTCGCCAACAGCGGCCACACCCCACAAGAAATCGCCGAAGAGCTGGAGCTGCCCGCGTCGCTCCGGTCCGTCTTCGCCGACCGCGGCTACTACGGCACCGTGCGGCACAACGCGAAGGCGGTCTACCAGTTCTACTTCGGCTGGTTCGATGGCAACCCGGCGAATCTTGATCCACTGCCGCCGCCGGAGTCCGCGAAGAAATACGTCGAGTTCATGGGCGGAGGCGACGAGGTGCTACGCAAGGCGCGCGAGTCCTTCGCCCAAGGCGACTACCGCTGGGCCGCCACGGTTCTCAACCATCTAGTTTTCGCAGAACCTGAGCGCGCCGACGCGCGCGATCTGCTCGCCCAGACCTACGATCAACTCGGCTATCGCGCCGAGTCGGGTCCGTGGCGCGATGAGTATCTCAGCGGCGCGTTCGAGCTGCGTCACGGAACGCCGAGCACCGCGCTCAACCTCGCCGCTGCGGTGGATCTGCTACGGCACACACCAGTGGATCGCTTCTTCACGTCGATGGCCACGCGAATCAACGGACCCAAGGCCGAGGGTAAGACAATGACGCTGAACTTCGTCTTCACCGACCTCGGCGAGACCCACGTGCTCACCCTCGAAAACGCGGTCCTGCACCACCATCAGCGCGATCCCGAACCCTCCGCGACCGCCACCGTGCGCCTCACTCGCGATTTCCTCTTACGCTTGGTCACGGGACAAGCGGGCTTGCGCGATATGATCTTCTCCGACGATCTCAAGGTGGAGGGCAGTCGCATGGATCTGCTCTCGTTCTTCTCGCTGCTCGACAAGCCCGATGGAAATTTCCCCATCGTCACCCCGTGAGATGGCTTTGCACAACGAAGGCTCTCGATACGATCGCTTCGCGATCTACTCGAGCAAACGGACATTGGGCTCCTCGCGAGAAGAGAACCGCTTCCCCGAGTAGTCGCACTGAGAAGCCGAAGGTTTCGTATCGAAGGGCGGCGTATCGAGGGGCGGCAACCTTTTTGTGCAAAGCCACCGCCCGATCTGCATCGTTGGGCGCGTTGAGGAGGTGAGCAAATGGCGCATCCACATATGCCCTACGATCCGGAAGGCCCGATCAAACGGCTGCGGGAGATTTGCCTCGCACTGCCGGAAGCGACCGAGAAGGAGGCGTGGGGGGAATGTACGTTCCGCGTCGGCGGCAAGATGTTCGCCATGACCGACAACCATCATCACGGGAGTGAGCACTGCTCGGTGTGGGTGAAGGCACCGCTGATGGTGCAGGAGATCCTCGTGGGCTCCGACCCCAAGCGGTTCTTCAAGCCACCATACGTCGGCCACAAGGGATGGATAGGCGTGCGCCTCGACGTGAGGAAGGTCGATTGGGAAGAACTCGCTGACCTTCTCAAAGACGGCTATCTCATGATCGTACCTAAGCGCCTCGCAAAACTGCACGGCCCTGAGGCGGGCGATCTCCCCCCAGCCCCCGCGCCACGAGCCAAGCGCACGCGGACGAAGCGGCGCTGAGAAGCGCTTCCACTTGCCTCACCCGGTCAAGGCGATTGCGTCAGGGGTGGTCGAGCGCGATCAGTCCGAGGTGCTCGCTCACCAGACGCAGCGTGTCGGGGCAGAAGCAATAGCAACCCACGCGGACGATGCGTGATAGGCTGCGACTCTGTCTCCTCGACGCGCGGGGATAGGCTGCGAAAACCTTGCAAGGGTTGCGCAGTCGGTGATATCGGTGCCCGCAGTTCCAACCGGCGAACGAACACGCGAAGATCTACGATGGGCGTGGCGAAAGCGATACACGATAGGCTGACAGCATCGTGCAGTCTATCACGCGGCGAAGCACAGAGGCCGAAGTAGGTGAGCAGATAGTTAGGCGATCGAGGGGGTAATGCGGCGCGCACTTGCCATCCTGTTCCTGCTGCTGATCAGTGGGTGCGTCTCGGTATCTCGCCCAATCTCGCCGCGGGCGCCGATGGTGCAGCAACAATCTGAACTTCCGGCGTCCTACATCGCGCTTCAAGGAGTCTGGACAGTCACTCGGGCTCAGCGCGGAGGCACCGCGATGCCTGATAAGCTTGGCACCATCATGCACTTCGAAGGGAATCGCTTTTGGTTCGAGGGAGATCGGGGCTTCGAGGTATTCGAGATTGATGCGACCACCGAACCCTTCAAGATCGACTATTGGG
This is a stretch of genomic DNA from Deltaproteobacteria bacterium. It encodes these proteins:
- a CDS encoding alpha/beta hydrolase, which gives rise to MSMSTTYGQTAFIETGIEMYFESQGQGAPLLLLHGFTGSGADWALVFNSAPAGYRLIIPDLRGHGRSTNPSAEFTHRQSARDAFCLLDHLKIERFKAIGMSAGAKTLLHMATQQPSRIDAMVLVSAAPYFPPEARAIMAQMTVDNRTDEEWRVMRQRHYHGDEQIRALWKQAHAFKDSYEDMNFTPPLLSRISARTLIVHGDRDPLYPVRMAMELHAAIARSHLWIVPNGGHGPIFGNQSAPFVETALAFLRGDWQPT
- a CDS encoding MBL fold metallo-hydrolase, whose translation is MRISSIVISGVALGCLVSCGGPKEQAAPPPGADAQGHTAPTDKTVEVNAAVAGTLALADQQDFDDAKRGLVASDPNVIVDGGGTRIWDTSAYGFVTGDAPPSVNPSLWRQAKLNGIHGLFKVADHVYQVRGYDVSNMTLIEGHTGLIVIDPLTSQETAAAALALARRHLGNAPIVAIIFTHSHVDHFGGVGGVLPPDAKQAIQIVAPRGFIEEATSENILAGVAMGRRAGFMYGLGLARTERGHVDTGLGKAPARGTIGILEPTDLVDHTGQEMQIDGVPFVFQYVPDSEAPAELTFYLPEVKAFCGAEIVSHTMHNLYTLRGAKVRDALKWSGYIDDALARFGDMEIVFASHHWPVWGNARIADYLKRQRDTYKYIHDQTLRLANSGHTPQEIAEELELPASLRSVFADRGYYGTVRHNAKAVYQFYFGWFDGNPANLDPLPPPESAKKYVEFMGGGDEVLRKARESFAQGDYRWAATVLNHLVFAEPERADARDLLAQTYDQLGYRAESGPWRDEYLSGAFELRHGTPSTALNLAAAVDLLRHTPVDRFFTSMATRINGPKAEGKTMTLNFVFTDLGETHVLTLENAVLHHHQRDPEPSATATVRLTRDFLLRLVTGQAGLRDMIFSDDLKVEGSRMDLLSFFSLLDKPDGNFPIVTP
- a CDS encoding MmcQ/YjbR family DNA-binding protein, whose translation is MPYDPEGPIKRLREICLALPEATEKEAWGECTFRVGGKMFAMTDNHHHGSEHCSVWVKAPLMVQEILVGSDPKRFFKPPYVGHKGWIGVRLDVRKVDWEELADLLKDGYLMIVPKRLAKLHGPEAGDLPPAPAPRAKRTRTKRR
- a CDS encoding TIGR03067 domain-containing protein — encoded protein: MRRALAILFLLLISGCVSVSRPISPRAPMVQQQSELPASYIALQGVWTVTRAQRGGTAMPDKLGTIMHFEGNRFWFEGDRGFEVFEIDATTEPFKIDYWEAGTAVQGIFKIVGSTLVDCSAPPGVSRPTSFDPTAHPRYILVEAQRSSDDK